TTCTCGACCTCGTGGTCGTCGATGGTGTGGATCCAGGGGAAGCGGGCGTGCGCGGCCTGCAGCGGTGCCTCCGCCTTGTAGAGCGCGTACTGCAGGCGGTAGCGGGCGAGGTCGAAGGTCTCGGTCTTGAACTTGTCCTCGACGGTCACGCCGCGCTTGTTGGTGCCCACGCCGGACTCGTACAGGTAGTCGCCGAGGTGCACGACGAAGTCCAGGTCCTCGGCGGCCATGTGCTCGTAGGCGGTGTAGTAGCCGTCCTGCCAGGCCTGGCACGAGGCGAACGCGAAGTTCAGCTCCCGCGGCGACGACCACAGCGCGGGCGCGGTGCGGGTGCGGCCGACCATCGAGATCTCGCCGCCGACGCGGAACCGGTAGAAGTACTCGTGGTCGGGCGCCAGCCCGGAGATCTCCGGGTGCACCGAGTGGCCCAGCTCGGGGGTGGCGATCGCGCTGCCCCGCCGAACCACGGCGCGGAACCGCTCGTCGTGGGCCACCTCGTACTCGACCCGGACCGGGACCGCGGGCATGCCGCCCGCGCCGTCGGCGGCGAACGGCTCCGGGGCGAGCCGGGTCCACAACACGACTCCGTCGGGGGCCGGGTCGCCGGAGGCGACGCCGAGCGTGAACGGGTTGGTCCCCTTGACGGGGCTGGCGTAGGCATTCGCCGCCGTCCAGGCGCCGGTGCCGAGCAGCACCGCCGCGGCGCCCGCCCCGCTGAAGCCGAGGAACCGGCGGCGGGACAGGTGGTTCGGGCGCACGACCATGTGAGGTCCTCCTGTGGTGGGATGGGAGCACCAGGATGCTCACGGCCCGACATGACCGTCAGCGTCCGGACGGGCGAACCACAGGTGAACGGAAACGATCAACTCGAATGTTCCGGATTCTCTTCTACCAGCCGGAGATCCCGCCCAACACGGGCAACGCGATCCGGCTCGCGGCCAACTCGGGCTGCCAGCTGCACCTCGTCGAGCCGCTGGGCTTCCAGTTCGAGGACAAGCACCTGCGCCGCGCCGGGCTGGACTACCACGACCTGGCCGACGTGCACGTGCACCCGGACCTGGACAGCGCGTGGAAGGCGCTGCTGCCGGCCAACGTGTACGCGTTCAGCGCCGGCGCCACCCGGTGGTACACCGAGGTGGCGTACCAGCCGGGCGACGTGCTGCTGTTCGGGCCCGAATCGTCCGGGCTGCCCGCCGCCGTGCAGGACGCCCCGCAGGTCACCGACCGCGTGCGCGTGCCGATGAAGCCGGGGGTCCGCTCGCTCAACCTGGCCAACACCGCCGCCATCGCGGTGTTCGAGGCCTGGCGGCAGCAGGGTTTCCCCGGCGGCGTCTAGCGGTGCTCGTTCACTGGCGCCGTGGACAGCAGGTCGTCGCGGTAGTCGCCGGGCAGCTGCTGGACCAGGTCGTCGAACTCGCCCTTGCTCACGCCCGCCTTCAGCGCGGCGATGACGGCCCGGGCGTGCTCGCGGGCGCCGTCCTGTGTGCAGCCGTGGCCTTCGGCGTCCATGACGCGCCGGTAGAACTCCTCGACGCCGAAGGACGCGCCTTCGCCGGTGGCGGGCAGCGCCTTCTTGATGCCGGCGGGCAGCTGTCCGGCCAGGTCACCCGGCTCACCGCCGGCGAGCCGCTGCCCCAGCACGGTCAGGGTCGCGCGGGTGGCGTCCGCCGCGTGCCCGGCGTCCTCGAGGCCCGCGGTCTTCCGCACGGCAGCGACGATTTCCTGTTCCTTCATCACACCTCCCGTGGATCGCTTCCGGGAGGCGCATACCCGGCCGGGCCGGGCCCGACACGTCACCCGGCCTCCGGGGGCGCCACCGCGTCCAGCCCCCACGCCTCGCGGAACGCGCTGACCGTCAGCCACGCCAGCCGGGCGTTCACCGCGAACAGCTGGCGCACCGAGGTGAGCGTGTCGAAGGAGGCGTCACCTTCGCTGTCCCGGCCGCGCGCCAGCTCGGCCTCGCCGAAGCCGTCGCCGAAGACCTCCCGGATCGTGCCCAGGTAGTAGAGGTAGCCGAGGGTTTCGAGCTGGACCCGGCGCAGTCCCTCGTCGTCGCCGGGCGAGACGGGCGGTCGCGCCGCCGCCGTCAGCAGGACCGGCGCGTCCGGCACGGCGTGCGCCTCGACGTGCCGGACCAGCTCGCTGGCCCGCGCGTGGTCGTACGCCTCGCGCGCGACGACCGTGCGCAACCCGGCGAGCTTGCCCTTCAGGTCCTCGTCGACCACCCGGCGGCACACCGCGTCGAGTGACCCGGGCTCGGCGGTCACCAGCCGCGCGACGCGGATCAGCTCCCGCGGCAGCCCGCCGGCCAGGCAGTGGCAGAGGCAGACGAACGGCTCGGGCAGGCCCAGCACGCGGGCGCCGAGCACGGCACCGGCGTCCGGCAGCCGCAGGTGGTCCAGCCGGAAGATCATGTCGAAGGCGCTGTCGAACGCGTCCCGCACCGGCAGCCCACGCCGTTCGAACGACGCGAGCGCGTCCTCGGACACCGACACCAGGAACAGGAACCCGGGCACGTCCAGGTTGAACAGGGCCTTGACCTCGTTGACGAAGTCCTGCGCCTCCTCCGGCGAGAGGATCTTGTCCAGCTCGTCGAGCACGATCACCACCGAGGGCGTGGCGATGTCCGGCAGGCGGGAGACGCAGTCGATCGTGGTGCGGAGGAACTCGCCGAACTCGTGCACGATCTGCGGGTAGCTGCGCGGCTGGCGGGTCAGCTCGCGGGAGTCGCTGAGCCCGGTCTCCGCCCCGAACAGCAGGCCCACTTTGCCCGACCACCCCGAGGTGTGCTTCTGCTGGAATTCGATGCCGTCCAGGGTTTCCCTGGCCAGGTCCCGCAGTCCGGGCAGGTCCCGCGGCCTGCGGGTGAGGGCGGGCGCGGGCGCCCGCGCGAACCGGCGACGCCGCGCCAGGTACAGCACGGTCACCCCGGCCAGCACGACGACGAGCGGCCACCACATGGCCGACAGCCAGCTGCCGAAGTCCTGGCGCGGCCCGCTGACCGCGGCCGCGCCGACGAACCCGACCACGACCCACAGGACGACGGCGGCCAGCAACGGCGCGGCGGGCCGCAGCAGCGCGAGCCGCTCGGTCCACCGCGGGGGCCGGTCCTTGATCCGCGCGGCGCAGAACCCGAGCACCTCGGCGCAGGTGCGCGCGAAGAGGTGGAGGACGAACTCGCGGGCGTCGTAGCGCACTGGGACGCTTTCCAGGACCACGATGTGCTGCCTGCCCGCCTCGAGGAACCGGCCGGCCTGGTAAGCCTCCAGCAGGGTGGACTTGCCCGCGCCGCGCGGCCCGGCCACGCCGATGGCCCCGCCGCTGATCCCGCTGGTGAGCCGGCGCAGCCGGGTGAACGCGGCGGTGTCGACGATGCGGTCACCCGCGCGCATCAGCCCGAGCCCGGCGCGGTTGAGCTCCGGCAGCACCGTGCTGAACGACGGGTTCACCGCCTCGTTCAGGTGCCGGGTGACCGCCGGGAGCACCGCGCGCATCGCCGCGGACCGCCAGTCCCGCTCGGCCTGTCCGGCGCGGACCCGCAACGCGTCCCGCGTCGCGGTCCACTTCGCGCTGCCGCGCCGCTCCGGGTCCTGCGACAGCCGGGCGGGCACCAGCCCGGGGCTCAGCGACAGCGGGCCGCCCAGCACGAGGACCAGCAGGGTGACACCGTCGGCGAGCAACCACACCTGCCAGTCCGGCCACGGCAACGGGATCACGTGCGACAACAGCAGGTAGGCCGCCACCGCGGCCACCGCGGCGGTGAGCGTGGTCCGCGCGACGACCGGCGGCGGGATGCGGCGTCCCGGCTCCTCGTCCTTCTCGGGGCTGAAGGTCGCCAGGCACGCCGTCAGGAACACGAACCCGGCGGCCAGCCCGGCCAGCACCCACACCACGGTGGCCCAGAACGGCCCCATCGCCGCCTTCGACGACGGCCACAGCCGCCACAGCACCAGCAGGAACGTCGTCGCGATGGCGGTCGTCACCGGCCAGCCGGCGCCGGCGCGGGCGGGCTTGCCGGTGAACCTCGTGCCGGCCCGGGCGATCAGCCGGTGAGCCCACCGCAGCGCGAACCCGCCCGCCACCGCCCCGGCCACGAAGATCCAGAACCGCGCGCCGCCGCTCAGCGACGTCTGGCCGAGCTGCCACGTCGCGAGCGGGAACACCAGGCCCGGCCACATCGCGGCGCCGGTCAGCGCGTGGCCCTTCCGGTCCCGGGCCGACGGCGTTCGGGCGGCCGGCGTGGCGTCGCGTTGCTCGTGGTCGGCCAGCGCCTGCCGGGCCAGCCGCAGCCCCGCGATCTCCGGGTTGGTGTGCCGCAGGATGCCCTGGCTGCCGCGCAGCACCGCCGACCGCACGTGCGCCCGCACGCCCGCCCGGTCGGCCTCGGCCACGCGACGGCCGAGCTCGGTGGCGACCGAGGGGTCGGCCAGCGCTTCGTCGACGAGGTCCGGCAGGCGGTCGCGCAGTTCCGCGACCAGCGCGTCCGGCGGGGCGTCCGCCGTGTCACCCCGTGTCCCGGCGGACGCCTCGTGCAGTGCGGTCATGATCGAGCACTGTATCGGCGCACGCCCCGGGCGGCCCGCGTTTCGGCGGATCTACGCCCCGACGGTCCGGCTGTGGCTGGGCCGGTGTGTCACGGACGAGAACCGGTCGTGAACCACCCACACCGAACAACACACCTACGGCAGGCGCTGCCCCACGAACAGCGACGTGCCCGCGGCGGCGACGAGGGCCAGCGTGCCGAGCAGAACCCACGGCCTGCTGGCGTCGGCTTCCTTCATCTCGTAACCGATCTGCTCGCCGAGGTCGGCGTAGACCTCCTTGAGCTGCTCGGCCGAGCCGGCCTGGTAGAACTGCCCGTCCGAGAGGCGCGCGACCTCCTGCAGCGAGCCGTCGTCGACGTCCACCGGCACCTCGCGGCCGTCGATCTCGACGGTGCCGTGGCTGGTGCCGAAGGAGATCGTGGAGATCGGCACCTGCTGCTTGCGCGCCTCCTGCGCGGCGGTGAACGCGCCGCGCGGCGCGTACAGGTCGTCGGGCACGGTCTGCTTGCCGTCGCTCATCAGCACGATCCGCGCCGGCGGCGGCCCGTCGGCGCCGCCGACCACCGCCGAAAAACCCTGGATGGACTGCAGCGCCGCGTAGATGCCTTCGCCGGTCGCGGTCGACTGGGCCAGCTTGAGGTTGTCGATCGCGCTGACCACGCTCTGCCGCTGCGTCGTCGGCGCCACCAGGACGGTCGCGGTGCCCGCGAACGACACCAGGCCCAGGTTGATGCCGGGTGTGAGGCCCTGCGCGAACTGGGTCGCCGCGTCCTGGGCCGCCTTGATCCGGGAGGGCTTGACGTCGGTGGCGTCCATGGACAGCGACACGTCCACCACCAGCATCACGGTGGCGCGGTTGCGCGGCACCTTCTGCTCCGCGGTGGGCCCGGCCAGCCCGACGGTCAGCAGCAGCAGCGACACGATGATCAGCGCGGCAGGCACGTGCCGCGGCCAGCCCTGCGAGCGGGGCGCGATGCGGTCGAGCAGTTCCAGGTTGGTGAACCGCATGGTGCGGCGCCGACGGGCGCGCTGCGCCAGCACGTAGCCGACCGCCACCGCGGCGACCACGAACAGCAGCAGGAACCACCAGGGCGCGCTGAAACCGGAAAGGCTCATGCGACGCCCCCGCTCCACCGCCGCTTGCGCGCCACGACGAACCGCACGGTGTCGGCGATCCAGTCGGAGTCCGTGCGCAGCACCAGGTGCGCCGCCCCGGCCTGCCGCAGCGCCCGCGCCACCTGGTCACGGTGGGCCTGCGCGGCGGCGGCGAACTCGCGCCGCAGCAACGCCGAGGCCCGCACCTCGCGTTGTTTGCCGGTCTCCGGGTCGGCCAGCACGACCGTGCCCACCTCCGGCAGGTCGACGTCGCGAGGGTCGATCACCTCGATGCCGATGAGGTCGTGCCGCGCGGACAACGCGCGCAGCGGGCGCTGCCACCCGGTGCCGCCGAGAAAGTCGGACACCACGACGACGAGGCCGCGGCGGCGCGGCGGGCGGCGCAGCTGCTCGACCATGGCGGCGAGGTCGCCCCGGGTGCCCTCGGCCGCACGTGGCATCTCGGCGATCTTGCGCAGCAGGTTCCGGGCGTGCGCGCGGCCGCCGCGGGCCGGGACGCGTTCGGTCTGGTCCCCGTTGGAGAAGACCGCGCCGAGCCGGTTGCCACCGCCGCCGGTCAGGTGCGCGATCGCGGCGACCGCGCACACCACCAGGTCGCGCTTCTCGGACAGGGCGGTGCCGAAGTCGAGGCTCGCGGACAGGTCGGCGGCGACCCAGGTCTCCAGCTCGCGGTCGGCGACCGTCTCGCGGATGTGCGGCTCGGTGGTGCGGGCGGTGACGGCCCAGTCCATGCGGCGCACGTCGTCGCCCGGCTGGTAGGGCCGCGCCTCGCCCGGCTCGGAGCCGGGGCCGGGCACGAGGCCGAGGTGGTTGCCCTGCAGCAGGCCGTCGAGCCGGCGGCGCACCTCGAGTTCGAGCATGCGCAGGCCGGCATCGAGCCGTTCACCGCGGAGC
The window above is part of the Amycolatopsis thermoflava N1165 genome. Proteins encoded here:
- a CDS encoding DUF2267 domain-containing protein produces the protein MKEQEIVAAVRKTAGLEDAGHAADATRATLTVLGQRLAGGEPGDLAGQLPAGIKKALPATGEGASFGVEEFYRRVMDAEGHGCTQDGAREHARAVIAALKAGVSKGEFDDLVQQLPGDYRDDLLSTAPVNEHR
- a CDS encoding tRNA (cytidine(34)-2'-O)-methyltransferase; protein product: MFRILFYQPEIPPNTGNAIRLAANSGCQLHLVEPLGFQFEDKHLRRAGLDYHDLADVHVHPDLDSAWKALLPANVYAFSAGATRWYTEVAYQPGDVLLFGPESSGLPAAVQDAPQVTDRVRVPMKPGVRSLNLANTAAIAVFEAWRQQGFPGGV
- a CDS encoding VWA domain-containing protein — translated: MSLSGFSAPWWFLLLFVVAAVAVGYVLAQRARRRRTMRFTNLELLDRIAPRSQGWPRHVPAALIIVSLLLLTVGLAGPTAEQKVPRNRATVMLVVDVSLSMDATDVKPSRIKAAQDAATQFAQGLTPGINLGLVSFAGTATVLVAPTTQRQSVVSAIDNLKLAQSTATGEGIYAALQSIQGFSAVVGGADGPPPARIVLMSDGKQTVPDDLYAPRGAFTAAQEARKQQVPISTISFGTSHGTVEIDGREVPVDVDDGSLQEVARLSDGQFYQAGSAEQLKEVYADLGEQIGYEMKEADASRPWVLLGTLALVAAAGTSLFVGQRLP
- a CDS encoding DUF58 domain-containing protein, which translates into the protein MARGNTGDGSARPAWAPPVLRGERLDAGLRMLELEVRRRLDGLLQGNHLGLVPGPGSEPGEARPYQPGDDVRRMDWAVTARTTEPHIRETVADRELETWVAADLSASLDFGTALSEKRDLVVCAVAAIAHLTGGGGNRLGAVFSNGDQTERVPARGGRAHARNLLRKIAEMPRAAEGTRGDLAAMVEQLRRPPRRRGLVVVVSDFLGGTGWQRPLRALSARHDLIGIEVIDPRDVDLPEVGTVVLADPETGKQREVRASALLRREFAAAAQAHRDQVARALRQAGAAHLVLRTDSDWIADTVRFVVARKRRWSGGVA